A stretch of DNA from Halorubrum sp. BOL3-1:
GCGGATGTCGCTATCTACCAGCTGCCGAAGGGCCGTAATGTCGGCGGCTACACCTCCTCCGTCGGTCTGTGCGCTTCCGATTTCAGTGCCATTAGGCGAGTCGGGAAGAGCGGCCTCGAACGCTTCGACGACCTCTCGAAGCGCACCGACACTCGGATTCCGAGACCCCTTCTCGTAGTGGCGATACGTATTGCGAGGGACGCCGCACTCGTACTGCGTTAGTCCGAGCGACTCACGGAGTCGTCCAAGGACGGGCGCGACGTTCGGGAGGACATCGACGTTGGTGTTCCGGTCTGTTTTGAGGTGTTCTTCTGCTGCCTCTTGTTTACGATCGGTTACGAACCCGATATCGGTCACGTACCGATCGAACTGTTCCCCGCTGATGCGTAACCTATTGCTCCCGTTCTTCCGTTCGTGGAGTTGGCTGGTGATGCCGTGTTGAAGCAGGAGGGTCCGGAGATCACGGAGGAGCGTCTCGCTCATCGAGGCTACGGTAATCTCTCGCTGTGTCGCCGAAACATGACCCTCTCCATCAACGAAGCCCTTTACGAACATTCGCGTGATGGCTGGTGATGCCCCGAGGATCGGCCTCGGAATCCGCTGATCCGCGGAGCCTTCGAGCAGCATCCCGTCGAGGTTCTTGAGAAAACTGACGAATTCTCCTGCGGAACACATCAGCTCTCGCGCGTCCTTCCCATCGTGTGGTTCCCGAGTGGTGGTCCGGAGACCGAGTGTCTCGAATGTCGATCGAGCGTCGGACAGGACTGCCTCGTCGTTGTTTGTGATCGAGACGAAACCTGAGTGGTCGTCACGTCGCTCGACGTATCCTTCGGCGACGATGTACCCGAGAAGGCGCGCAAGAGCCGGAGTCCACTCGTCGGGCAGATCGAGTCGAACCGCGTTGTGTGACTGGGCGCGGCGGAACTCGACATCAATTGCGTCATCGTCCTCGACGTCGAGTCGATTCGGGGTGGCGACGAACTCGCCTTCACTCAGTTCGTCCGCGACAACCGGCTCGAACCCTCCGTTGTGCTGGACGAACAGCGGGTGCGACGGCGTTACCTCTACCTCTGCGCCGGACGCGGTCTCGACCTGATACATCGTTTCGGGAGCCTCGCGCTTCCATACCTTTGTCGCCCGCGCGGACCCGATTGTCTCGTCCGACTGGAGCGATGGGACTTCGAAATTGACCTCGTCGAAGACGCCATCGTCAACCGGTTTTGGATCGTCAAGGTTCCCTTCGACGAGTTCTCGTATCGGAACCTCTCGGCCATCTCCGAGTGTCACACGCGTATCGCCATCGAGACACTTTCCAGTTCCCGGGTCACCGATCAGGAGCATGTGGAGGTCGCCGCGGATCCGCGAGCCGTCGGGGAGGTGTTTCGTCACGCCGGAGAACAGCTGGAGGATCATCGCGAGCTTCTCCTCCTCGTAGCCGTAGATGGCCGGGGCGATCGATTCGACCATCGCCTCGTAGATGTCGTCGCGCTCGGAGAGCTCGATGATGTCGCGTTTGTCCGCCTCGGTGATATCCATGTCCTCGAACTCCTCGTCCTCGATGGCGATGGAGACGCCGTCCATGTAGAGGTCGAAGATGGCGGACTTCTCGTTACCCTGCTCGACCTGCTCGATGTGGAGGACGCCGACGCAGGTGACGTGGTCGCCCGGGCTCACCTTCCCGGTGATGTCGTCGACGATGTCGACGTCGAGCGACTGCGGCGTCTCGCCGCCGCGCAGTCCCTCCGGCGACTCCTGGATGCGGAGCTTCTGGGAGTCGACGAACTCGGACTGGTCGAAGTTGACGCGGAAGGGTCCCTGTCGCTCGCAGCCCTGACACTCGTGGGGTTCCTGAAAACCGCCGTCGCTCTGCGGGATGTACGTCATCGTGCCGCAGCGCTGGCACTCGAAGGCGGCCTCAGTCACCTTCGGACGCACGTCGGTCGCCTTACGGACGATCCCCTGAACGGAAACGAGCTTCCCGATGTGGTCGTCGTGGACACGGATTCCTCGGATGTCGACGCTCTCGGGGAGGTCCTCGATACGTACGTGTGCGCGACCGAGGCTCACGTCTGCGGGGAGGTCGTAGAGCCGGAGCGCCTCCTCGGCGTACTCGCGCATCTGTTCGGGCTTGTTCAGAAAGTCCTCTGCGAGGTCGCGGTCGAACTGAAAGAGGTCGTCGTAGGAGACGTACAGCGAGCGCTGCTCGTTGGGATACCGCTGTGCGAGCTGTCCGATCTCCTCGCGGTAGTAGTTGCGATAGAACTGAATGAACCGCTCCGTGAGGTCCTGGGTGCCGGCCTGTGCCATTGCGACGCCACTTCGTCGCCATCACGTATGAACCTCTGGTTCGGGGTGGAGGTGATCGATCGGAGTGCGGTCGACGTGCGGGGCGGACGGACCGCTCCGACTACGCCCGCCCGACGAAGGTCGCGTCGGCGGAGGTGCGCCCCTCGTTGAAGGAGAGCACCTTCGCCCGGATCACGTCGCCGGGTTCGAGTCCGCCGGGGATGTCCTCGGTGAACACGACGAACCCCTCGACTTTCCCGACGGCGACCTCCGAGCCGGAGTGGTGGTCGGTCAGTTCCGTCACGCCGAACTCGTAGGTCTCTCCGATCTTGACGGGCGCGTCGCGCTCCTGGGCGGCCTCGTGGGCGCGCTTCGATTCGCGCGCCCCGGCGGACGGGCCGCGGAGGCGGCGGACGAGTGCGAACAGCGCGAGCAGCGCGACTGCGACGGCGACGGAGATCGCGACCGGCGACGAGGGAATCATACCCGTGCGGTCGTCCGCGGGAACCTAAACGATGTGGGTCCGGGACGGCGGTTCACCGCCCGAGGTCCCGCGAACGCGACCCCGCGAGCGACCCGATCCGTCGCACTCGCATGAGAAACGCCTTTGCCCTCGAAGCCCCCGTCTCGATCCGATGCGACACAGCCGCGGTTCCCGACGACTCGCGCACGGGTGTGGTGTGCCGTGAAGGTCGCGGACGCGGTGCCGGAGTTCGCCGACGCCTTCGGGTTCGACGAGTTCAATCGGATGCAACGCGAGGCGTTGCCGGGAGTCTTCGAGACCGACCACAACGTGGTCGCGTCGGCGCCCACGGCCTCCGGGAAGACGGCGCTCGCCGAACTCGCTATCTGTAAGACGCTGGCGGCGGGCGGGACCGCCCTCTTTATCGCGCCGCTGCGAGCGCTCACGAACGAGAAGGAGAGCGAGTGGGAGCGGTTCGAGGACCTCGGCTACTCCGTGTACGTCGTCTCGGGTGAGCGCGACCTGAACCCCCGTCGCGCCGAGCGCGCGGACGTGTTAGTGACGACCCCGGAGAAGGCCGACAGCGCCACCCGAAAGCACGACTCGGCGCGCTACTCGTTCATTACCGACGTGGACTGCGTCGTCATCGACGAGGTCCACTTACTCGACTCCGAGAAGCGGGGCGCGGTGCTCGAAGTGACCGTCTCGCGGCTCCGCCGGCTTCAGGACCCCCGCGTCGTCGCGCTCTCCGCGACGATGCCGAACGTCGACGATGTCGCCGAGTGGCTCGACGCGCCCGCGGAGACGACCTACGCGTTCGGAGACGAGTACCGCCCCGTCGATCTGGAGACCGGCGTGAAGACGTACTCGCACGGATCGAACGCGTTCGCGGACAAGTACCGCCGGCTCTACCGCGCGCTCGACCTGGCCGAGCCGCACGTCCGCGAGGACGGGCAGGCGCTCGTGTTCGTCTCCTCGCGGCAGGACACGGTACAGGCCGCGAAGAAGGCGCGCGACGAGATCACGGAGCGCGACATCCCGATCGACTCGCGGGACGACTACGACTTCCACAACGAGGCCACGGAGCTGACCAACGACACGCTCCGCCAGTCGGTCACCGACGGCGTCGGCTTCCACCACGCCGGACTCGGGAAGGGGGACCGCGACCGCGTCGAGGAGTGGTTCAAGCAGGGGAAGATCAAGTTCCTCTTTTCGACGTCGACGCTCGCGTGGGGGGTGAACCTCCCCGCCCGGTGCGTCGTCATTCGCGACACGAAGTACCACGACCCGCTGGAGGGCGAGACCGACATCTCGCCGCTGGACGTGCTCCAGATGCTCGGGCGCGCCGGCCGCCCGGAGTACGACGACGTGGGGTACGGCTGGGTGGTCTGCGACC
This window harbors:
- a CDS encoding TRAM domain-containing protein — its product is MIPSSPVAISVAVAVALLALFALVRRLRGPSAGARESKRAHEAAQERDAPVKIGETYEFGVTELTDHHSGSEVAVGKVEGFVVFTEDIPGGLEPGDVIRAKVLSFNEGRTSADATFVGRA
- a CDS encoding DEAD/DEAH box helicase — translated: MKVADAVPEFADAFGFDEFNRMQREALPGVFETDHNVVASAPTASGKTALAELAICKTLAAGGTALFIAPLRALTNEKESEWERFEDLGYSVYVVSGERDLNPRRAERADVLVTTPEKADSATRKHDSARYSFITDVDCVVIDEVHLLDSEKRGAVLEVTVSRLRRLQDPRVVALSATMPNVDDVAEWLDAPAETTYAFGDEYRPVDLETGVKTYSHGSNAFADKYRRLYRALDLAEPHVREDGQALVFVSSRQDTVQAAKKARDEITERDIPIDSRDDYDFHNEATELTNDTLRQSVTDGVGFHHAGLGKGDRDRVEEWFKQGKIKFLFSTSTLAWGVNLPARCVVIRDTKYHDPLEGETDISPLDVLQMLGRAGRPEYDDVGYGWVVCDRGDADKYRELLREGKEIESRLAADLESHLNAEIAMGTIRGLEDVMDWLETTFYYVRAESKPETYEFSTLRDRVRDTLESLVDDGFVAADDDLAIEPTGLGRLASKYYLRLDTARRFRRLADRETLTVDSVLETVASAGEFDSVSARSAESDAIDRVLDGRDTDLEDGHRKVFAILRAGMVDSIPSDLRSDAWVIRQNALRLLAALAEFLDRFAGPRAANLARRVEARVEHGVSREAVALTAIEGVGSGRAERLAEAGLTSPAEVVDAGPGALAGAGLSDSVAERIVDAARDCPRIDVDWGEFPDAIATGENEMCEVAVAAVSGSARVGIRVTVNDVEMTATTTYLDGETTVPVGVFGPPDADELEFVVEVVFPDLPLLPVRATRTVRVT